The Negativicutes bacterium genome contains a region encoding:
- a CDS encoding GNAT family N-acetyltransferase, protein MYITEFTAKQIPQAQRLVLAEYRVLQSKLPWLPEITAAPNLDDFAANQLGVAALEGGCLLGFLCCSNPFPDAFHTTGAKGSFTPLHAHAAIEQDRAGLYDHLYQAAARKWVAAGIVSHAICFYSHDQVSLEQFFWNGFGMRCLDAIKENTAVPDPQPALASYYEVAKTDLTSLLAMQNQLIAHLGNSPCFMKYAAMSEERFLVANEENYFFAAQTRGKPVAYLRFSMEGENFISNCGKVINISGAFCLPEFRGSGIIDQLLDFSANFWYRRGYRLLGVDCESINPTARRYWLKHFTPYTYSLVRRIDEKAAGCTDLLPQG, encoded by the coding sequence ATGTATATAACGGAATTTACAGCGAAACAGATCCCACAGGCGCAACGTCTGGTTCTGGCTGAATATCGGGTCCTGCAGAGCAAACTGCCCTGGCTGCCGGAAATTACCGCGGCACCCAACCTGGATGATTTTGCCGCCAATCAATTGGGTGTTGCCGCCCTGGAAGGTGGGTGCTTGCTGGGGTTCCTTTGCTGCAGCAACCCTTTCCCGGATGCTTTCCATACCACCGGCGCCAAAGGCAGCTTCACTCCCCTGCATGCGCACGCTGCCATCGAACAGGACAGAGCCGGACTCTATGATCATCTCTATCAGGCAGCCGCCAGAAAATGGGTCGCTGCAGGGATTGTCAGTCATGCAATTTGTTTCTACAGTCACGATCAAGTCAGTCTGGAACAGTTTTTCTGGAATGGTTTTGGCATGCGCTGCCTCGATGCGATCAAAGAGAATACAGCGGTTCCCGATCCGCAGCCTGCTCTGGCTTCGTATTACGAGGTCGCCAAAACCGATTTGACTTCGCTGCTTGCTATGCAGAATCAGCTAATTGCTCATTTGGGTAATTCCCCTTGCTTTATGAAATACGCTGCGATGAGCGAGGAACGCTTCCTGGTTGCCAACGAGGAAAATTACTTTTTTGCGGCGCAAACGCGGGGGAAACCGGTCGCTTATCTGCGCTTCAGCATGGAAGGAGAAAATTTCATCAGTAATTGCGGCAAAGTGATCAATATCTCCGGTGCCTTTTGCCTGCCGGAGTTCCGCGGCAGCGGTATAATTGATCAATTGCTGGATTTCAGCGCCAATTTCTGGTACAGGAGGGGATACCGCCTGCTCGGAGTTGACTGCGAAAGCATCAATCCAACTGCCCGCCGCTACTGGCTAAAACACTTTACTCCATATACTTATTCTCTGGTTCGCCGTATTGATGAAAAAGCGGCCGGCTGCACGGATTTGTTGCCGCAGGGCTAA